In a single window of the Geotrypetes seraphini chromosome 11, aGeoSer1.1, whole genome shotgun sequence genome:
- the LOC117369009 gene encoding piggyBac transposable element-derived protein 3-like, whose translation MDLTEFYGKGKRGGVFLPPVNATVSDIEESDDSEPEIFASSDDDPDFMPETETNGLVVILESDSVSDSASDSEEHVDNAPLPVPSTSNTTSGQKKKSVSFDWVKSDIKATSIDLSPVFDSEEHSPLQFFKRYFDTAIIKMIVDQTNLYSIQQTTLSVNTNVNEIEQFCGVLLYMGIVSMPSYTDFWAQTTSCEKVTSIFSLERFQKLRRYLHFANNENTSNSEDRLYKIRPVLDAVVKNCRTQKQEPQCSIDEMMVPYKGARADNLRQYIQNKPHKWGFKFFVRAGISGIIYDFLPYTGKGMLIDLSEEEREFGIGGQVVIQLCKTIPNTLNARVYFDNFFCTLALIAYLKQHNIDSLGTLQKNQVKGCPVQDDKSLQKCGRGSYDFRMDRAMGLILVKWVDNKVVCLASSFCGIEPVSTVKRWNRVEKKKVAVPCPSIVKQYHKHVGGVDLAGMLIELYRVPLKSRRWYLRLFGYVLDLCTVNSWLVYRRETNDKKTSLKAFRGSIANALMAAGKRTAGRPSVEPSSQPQKKKRVVVPIPVQDARFSNLEHWPEHGPKGRCRYCPTGFSTIRCSKCNLVLCFVPNRNCFKAFHNKK comes from the coding sequence ATGGATCTGACAGAATTTTATGGGAAAGGAAAGCGAGGGGGTGTGTTCCTTCCACCAGTTAATGCAACTGTGTCAGACATTGAAGAATCTGATGATTCTGAGCCAGAAATATTTGCCAGTAGTGATGATGATCCCGATTTCATGCCTGAAACTGAAACTAATGGTTTAGTGGTGATACTAGAATCTGATTCTGTATCAGATTCAGCCAGTGACAGTGAGGAACATGTGGACAATGCTCCATTACCAGTCCCTTCTACAAGCAATACTACTAGTGGACAGAAAAAGAAGTCTGTAAGCTTTGACTGGGTGAAAAGTGACATTAAAGCAACAAGTATTGATCTCTCCCCAGTATTTGACTCCGAAGAGCACAGCCCTCTTCAGTTCTTCAAGAGATATTTTGACACTGCCATCATAAAAATGATTGTTGATCAGACAAACCTTTACTCTATACAGCAGACAACTTTGTCAGTGAACACAAATGTGAATGAAATAGAACAGTTCTGTGGTGTTTTGCTTTACATGGGTATTGTAAGCATGCCTTCGTATACAGATTTCTGGGCACAAACAACGAGTTGTGAAAAAGTTACATCAATTTTTAGTCTAGAACGCTTCCAAAAACTTCGCCGTTATTTACATTTTGCAAATAATGAGAATACTTCAAATTCAGAGGACAGGCTATATAAAATTAGACCAGTTCTAGATGCAGTTGTTAAGAATTGTAGAACACAAAAACAGGAGCCCCAGTGCTCAATTGATGAAATGATGGTCCCATATAAGGGTGCAAGAGCTGATAATCTGCGGCAGTATATCCAAAACAAGCCTCACAAATGgggttttaaattttttgttcgAGCAGGCATATCGGGAATTATTTATGATTTCCTTCCTTACACGGGGAAGGGAATGTTGATAGACTTgtcagaggaagagagagagtttGGGATTGGTGGCCAAGTTGTGATACAACTGTGCAAGACTATACCGAACACTTTGAATGCCAGGGTGTATTTTGATAATTTTTTCTGCACCCTGGCACTTATTGCGTATCTAAAGCAACATAACATTGATTCATTGGGGACACTCCAAAAAAATCAGGTAAAGGGCTGCCCTGTACAGGATGACAAGTCTCTTCAGAAATGTGGACGTGGCAGTTATGACTTCCGAATGGACAGGGCAATGGGTCTAATTCTTGTGAAGTGGGTTGACAATAAAGTCGTGTGCCTAGCGAGTTCATTCTGTGGCATTGAACCAGTGTCCACAGTGAAAAGATGGAATCGGGTAGAAAAGAAGAAAGTAGCTGTGCCTTGTCCGAGCATAGTAAAGCAATACCATAAACATGTGGGAGGAGTTGATTTGGCTGGCATGCTAATAGAACTCTACAGGGTGCCACTCAAATCCAGACGTTGGTATTTGCGTCTCTTTGGATACGTTCTGGACTTGTGCACAGTAAATTCCTGGTTAGTCTATAGGAGGGAAACGAATGATAAAAAGACATCACTGAAAGCTTTCAGGGGCAGTATTGCTAATGCCCTGATGGCCGCTGGTAAGAGAACAGCAGGCAGACCTTCGGTGGAGCCTTCATCACAACCACAGAAGAAAAAAAGGGTAGTCGTTCCAATTCCAGTCCAAGATGCACGATTCAGCAATTTAGAGCATTGGCCCGAACATGGACCTAAAGGCAGGTGCCGCTATTGCCCAACAGGTTTCTCAACTATCAGATGCTCAAAATGCAATTTGGTTCTTTGTTTTGTGCCTAATAGAAACTGTTTCAAGGCATttcacaataaaaaataa